The following proteins are encoded in a genomic region of Vibrio tasmaniensis:
- a CDS encoding paraquat-inducible protein A, translated as MGGRVTSPSVTNSLSTKQQLSTQHQCDSSSVRLCQGCELPVDKMDIPLGKSAYCPRCGTQLYRGGTPSLSGNLAIAITCLLLFIPSHFFEFISIRLIGVMIPATLPSGVFTLMGEGFPLLGLLILFCSSIAPLLVCTSVLITHLSLRFKIFTPFRYALAIIQTLKHWMMLDVFLVSVAISCFKLQDYSDIFVGPGLVGLILLQLFSVLLVSRISVRRYWEAWAKESDYSFDQSKNVHCHNCHLSQPDGHTCVRCHHDLYHRKPYSVQKTWALLFAASVAIVPANVIPISIVITNGQRLEDTIISGVASLINSDMYGIAAIIFIASIVVPVAKILGLTYILICIKMKRAVYHRQRMTIYFIVKWVGKWSVMDLFVISIMMTLVDRGQILNFTPGYGAVAFGVVVVLTMLAAESLDPRLIWDNYTSKDESVNEQR; from the coding sequence TTGGGAGGTCGCGTGACCTCCCCATCCGTAACCAACTCTTTATCAACTAAGCAGCAGTTATCGACTCAGCACCAGTGCGATAGTAGCTCTGTACGTCTTTGTCAGGGCTGCGAACTTCCCGTTGATAAAATGGACATCCCTTTGGGGAAATCCGCTTACTGCCCAAGATGCGGTACTCAGCTTTATAGAGGAGGCACCCCTAGCCTGTCTGGAAACCTTGCAATCGCTATTACCTGCTTATTGCTGTTTATCCCCTCACACTTTTTTGAATTCATCAGTATTCGCCTGATTGGTGTCATGATACCTGCGACGTTACCATCTGGCGTATTTACTTTAATGGGTGAAGGCTTCCCTCTACTTGGCTTGTTGATCTTATTCTGCAGTTCGATCGCCCCGTTACTTGTTTGTACCTCGGTACTCATCACCCATTTATCATTGCGCTTTAAGATTTTCACACCATTTCGTTATGCATTAGCTATCATTCAGACACTTAAGCACTGGATGATGTTGGATGTGTTTCTGGTGAGCGTGGCAATCTCGTGCTTCAAATTACAAGATTACTCAGATATTTTCGTCGGCCCTGGTTTAGTTGGTCTGATTCTACTGCAGCTTTTCAGTGTCTTACTGGTAAGCAGAATCAGTGTGCGTCGCTACTGGGAAGCTTGGGCTAAAGAATCTGACTACTCTTTCGATCAAAGTAAGAACGTACACTGTCATAACTGTCACCTGTCTCAGCCTGACGGGCACACTTGCGTGCGTTGTCACCATGACTTATATCATCGCAAACCCTACTCTGTACAAAAGACATGGGCTCTACTTTTTGCCGCCTCAGTGGCTATCGTGCCGGCCAACGTCATTCCAATTTCTATCGTGATAACAAACGGGCAAAGATTAGAAGACACCATCATCTCCGGTGTCGCTTCGCTAATTAATAGCGACATGTATGGCATCGCAGCAATCATTTTTATTGCCAGTATCGTCGTGCCTGTCGCGAAAATACTTGGTCTAACGTATATCTTAATTTGTATCAAAATGAAGCGTGCGGTTTACCATAGACAACGTATGACCATCTATTTCATTGTGAAATGGGTGGGAAAGTGGTCGGTAATGGATCTGTTCGTTATTTCGATCATGATGACCTTGGTCGACCGTGGACAAATTTTAAACTTTACACCAGGTTATGGTGCAGTCGCTTTTGGCGTCGTGGTTGTTCTCACGATGCTGGCGGCGGAAAGCTTAGATCCTAGGCTAATTTGGGATAACTACACCTCTAAAGATGAGTCAGTGAATGAACAACGATAA
- the prc gene encoding carboxy terminal-processing peptidase translates to MKCRSKLTLIAAGFLLAASAQALEAKLNQDDLPLLAPEVQHETASKRVTSRFTRSHYKHFNLNDDFSQAIFNRYLEMLDYNRNIFTQADIDSFATSSKQIDDQLKAGNNQIAFDVYNLSMQKRFERFQYALSLLDTEIKFDTDESIELNRSEAEWPKDIAEVNELWRKRVKYDALNLKLTGKEWPEIQEVLEKRYNNAMKRITQSHNEDAFQIYMNAFAREVDPHTSYLSPRNAEQFQSEMNLSLEGIGAVLQMTDDYTVIRSLVAGGPASNSKQLSDGDRIVGVGQDGEEIVDVIGWRLDDVVQLIKGPKGTKVKLQILPDGKDAKSHVVTIVRDKIRLEDRAVKSEVIEKDGKKIGVLEVPSFYVGLSKDTDKLITELKEQGVEGIIVDLRNNGGGALTEATELSGLFIKEGPVVQVRDSYGRVKVNSDTDGEISYQGPLTVLVNRYSASASEIFAAAMQDYGRAIILGENSFGKGTVQQHRSLNHIYDLFDKELGYVQYTIQKFYRINGGSTQNKGVVPDIAYPTAIDPADTGESVEDNALPWDSIDKANYSVLQRNGEQVAALTAQHQARIATDMEFGFIAQDIEKYKADKDDNDLSLNEKVRQQESDDGDVLRLERINQRQKAAKLEAFKTLDDIPKDYEAPDAYLDESVAIMLDMIKK, encoded by the coding sequence ATGAAATGCCGTTCAAAATTGACACTGATTGCTGCTGGCTTTTTGCTAGCAGCTTCAGCTCAGGCTCTTGAAGCCAAATTAAATCAGGACGATTTACCTCTACTCGCTCCTGAGGTTCAACACGAAACCGCTAGTAAGCGTGTTACTTCTCGATTTACTCGTTCCCACTATAAACACTTCAATCTCAACGATGATTTCTCTCAAGCTATCTTTAATCGTTACTTAGAGATGCTGGATTATAATCGTAATATCTTCACTCAAGCGGATATTGATTCTTTCGCTACTTCATCTAAACAAATTGATGATCAGCTGAAAGCCGGTAATAACCAAATTGCATTCGATGTTTATAATTTGTCCATGCAGAAGCGTTTTGAACGTTTCCAATATGCGCTGTCTTTACTAGATACAGAGATTAAATTTGATACTGATGAAAGTATCGAGCTTAATCGTAGTGAAGCGGAATGGCCAAAAGATATCGCTGAAGTAAATGAGCTTTGGAGAAAACGCGTTAAATATGATGCGTTGAATCTAAAACTTACAGGTAAAGAGTGGCCAGAGATTCAAGAAGTTTTGGAAAAGCGTTACAACAATGCGATGAAGCGTATTACGCAATCGCACAACGAAGATGCTTTCCAGATCTACATGAACGCATTCGCGCGAGAAGTTGACCCTCATACCAGTTACCTTTCTCCAAGAAATGCAGAGCAATTCCAGTCGGAGATGAATCTATCTCTAGAAGGGATTGGTGCTGTACTTCAAATGACAGACGACTACACCGTTATTCGCTCTCTCGTTGCTGGTGGCCCTGCGTCAAATAGCAAACAATTGAGTGATGGCGATCGTATTGTTGGTGTAGGTCAAGATGGCGAAGAGATTGTTGATGTTATCGGCTGGCGTTTAGACGATGTAGTGCAATTAATTAAAGGACCGAAAGGGACTAAAGTTAAACTACAGATCTTGCCAGATGGTAAAGATGCAAAAAGTCACGTTGTCACAATTGTACGCGATAAGATTCGTTTAGAAGACCGCGCTGTTAAATCAGAAGTTATCGAGAAAGATGGCAAGAAGATTGGTGTACTCGAAGTACCAAGTTTCTATGTTGGTCTATCTAAAGATACCGATAAACTGATCACTGAGCTTAAAGAGCAAGGTGTTGAAGGTATTATTGTTGATCTGCGAAACAACGGTGGTGGTGCACTCACTGAAGCAACTGAACTCTCTGGTTTGTTTATCAAAGAGGGACCCGTTGTTCAAGTTCGTGATAGCTACGGTCGTGTAAAAGTGAACAGTGATACTGATGGCGAAATTAGTTACCAAGGTCCATTAACGGTGTTGGTCAATCGCTACAGTGCCTCAGCATCTGAGATCTTTGCTGCAGCGATGCAAGATTATGGTCGTGCAATCATCCTTGGTGAAAACTCTTTCGGTAAAGGAACGGTGCAACAACACCGCTCTTTGAATCATATTTATGATTTGTTCGATAAAGAGTTAGGCTACGTTCAATACACCATCCAGAAATTCTACCGAATCAATGGCGGAAGTACGCAAAACAAAGGTGTAGTGCCTGATATTGCTTACCCAACGGCAATTGATCCAGCAGATACAGGAGAAAGTGTTGAAGATAATGCTCTGCCTTGGGATAGCATTGATAAAGCCAACTACTCAGTGTTACAGCGTAACGGTGAGCAAGTTGCTGCTTTAACCGCTCAACACCAAGCTCGTATTGCAACAGACATGGAGTTTGGCTTTATCGCGCAAGATATTGAAAAATATAAGGCTGATAAAGATGATAACGACCTTTCTTTGAACGAAAAGGTACGTCAGCAAGAGAGCGATGATGGGGATGTGCTTCGTTTAGAGCGTATCAATCAACGTCAAAAAGCCGCTAAGTTAGAGGCATTTAAAACGTTGGATGATATTCCTAAAGACTACGAAGCCCCAGATGCTTATCTTGATGAGTCTGTCGCTATCATGCTTGATATGATAAAGAAATAG
- a CDS encoding ABC transporter ATP-binding protein — protein MTNSEDTISRSWLITQVKKHKSKLLFANIIAIFATLISVPIPLLMPLMVDEVLLDKPASGLEMMNHLLPTSLQTPTGYIALTLLLVIIMRTVSQALNILQGRQFTLVSKTITYQMRSKMIDKLGRISIRQYETKGSGGINAHLITDIETIDKFIGSTLSKFIISFLTVFGTAIVLLWLEWRLGLFILLVNPVVIYFSRKLGSRVKHLKKYENQSFERFQNRLVETLDGIYQLRAANKERIFLDELKAQANQVRIDADKYAWQSEAAGRVSFLLFLLGFELFRAVAMLMVLFSDLTIGQIFAVFGYLWFMLGPVQELLGIQFSWYSAKAALQRINDLLQLEEEKRPVSKVNPFNEDQEVTVDIEDVTFSYTLENTVLNRLSLHIPAGKKVALVGASGGGKSTLIQLLIGVYQADSGCIRYNGETTDDISFDVIRSQIAVVLQQPILFNDTLRHNLTLGAEYDEMSLWRALEVSQMQDVIKQLSHGLDTQIGRNGVRLSGGQRQRLAIARMVLSNPKFVILDEATSALDTATESALHKALSEFLKDRTTLIVAHRLSAVKQADLIYVLEDGQVTQTGTHGELVEQQGLYQTLYGSVQSHA, from the coding sequence ATGACCAATTCAGAAGACACTATTAGCCGTTCTTGGTTAATAACTCAAGTAAAAAAACACAAGTCCAAATTACTGTTTGCTAACATTATTGCCATATTTGCAACTCTCATTAGTGTCCCTATCCCGTTGCTCATGCCATTAATGGTTGATGAAGTATTACTTGATAAGCCGGCTTCTGGCTTAGAGATGATGAACCATCTACTTCCAACATCGTTGCAGACACCAACTGGCTATATTGCACTGACTTTGCTGTTAGTCATAATCATGCGTACTGTTAGCCAAGCGTTGAACATTCTACAAGGGCGTCAATTCACGCTTGTCTCAAAAACAATTACCTATCAAATGCGCAGCAAAATGATAGATAAGCTTGGCCGCATTAGTATTAGACAATACGAGACCAAAGGCAGCGGCGGTATTAATGCTCACCTGATAACAGACATAGAAACGATAGATAAGTTCATTGGCTCGACCCTTTCTAAATTTATCATCAGCTTCCTGACCGTGTTCGGTACCGCTATCGTGTTGCTATGGTTAGAGTGGCGTTTAGGACTGTTCATTTTACTGGTCAATCCTGTTGTGATTTATTTCTCCCGTAAACTAGGCAGCAGGGTCAAACACCTTAAAAAGTACGAGAACCAATCTTTCGAGCGCTTTCAGAACCGTTTGGTGGAAACCTTAGACGGTATTTATCAACTGCGTGCAGCAAATAAAGAGCGCATCTTTCTCGATGAACTTAAGGCTCAAGCAAACCAAGTAAGAATCGATGCAGATAAATACGCTTGGCAATCGGAAGCAGCTGGCCGAGTTTCGTTTCTGCTGTTCCTATTAGGTTTCGAGCTTTTCCGTGCCGTCGCGATGCTAATGGTGTTATTCAGTGACTTAACTATTGGTCAGATTTTCGCAGTCTTTGGCTACTTATGGTTTATGTTAGGCCCGGTTCAAGAGCTGCTAGGGATTCAATTCTCTTGGTATAGCGCGAAAGCAGCGCTGCAGCGCATCAACGACCTTCTTCAGTTAGAAGAAGAGAAGCGCCCTGTCAGTAAAGTGAACCCCTTTAATGAAGATCAAGAAGTGACAGTCGACATCGAAGACGTTACATTCTCTTACACATTAGAAAACACTGTTTTAAATAGGCTATCGCTGCACATTCCTGCAGGTAAGAAAGTCGCTTTGGTGGGTGCGAGTGGTGGTGGTAAATCTACGTTAATCCAGTTACTGATTGGTGTTTATCAAGCGGACTCTGGATGCATTCGTTATAACGGTGAAACCACCGACGACATCAGTTTCGATGTAATACGCAGTCAAATTGCCGTTGTTTTACAACAACCTATACTTTTTAACGATACATTAAGGCATAATCTGACCCTTGGTGCTGAATACGATGAAATGTCGTTGTGGCGGGCACTTGAAGTCTCTCAAATGCAAGATGTCATCAAGCAACTGAGTCATGGTTTAGATACACAAATTGGTAGGAATGGCGTTCGACTGTCTGGCGGGCAACGACAACGCTTAGCTATAGCCCGAATGGTGCTGAGCAATCCTAAGTTTGTTATTCTAGATGAAGCGACATCAGCACTCGATACAGCAACAGAGTCAGCACTGCATAAAGCGCTGAGCGAGTTTTTGAAAGATCGCACAACTTTGATAGTGGCTCATCGATTATCAGCGGTGAAACAGGCCGATCTAATCTATGTTTTAGAAGATGGGCAAGTTACACAGACAGGAACACATGGTGAATTGGTTGAACAACAAGGATTATATCAAACACTCTATGGCAGTGTGCAATCGCACGCCTGA
- a CDS encoding GAF domain-containing protein, translated as MKIEHYQRLTKQAVALIESEPDLTANLANISSLLFMELDELNWAGFYLMKQDQAKEKDELVLGPFQGQPACVRIPVGRGVCGTAVATNTVQRIYDVHEFEGHIACDAASNSEIVIPFSIGGKIAGVLDIDSPNVGRFSQIDEDGLTFFMAEVEKLLNSHANKA; from the coding sequence ATGAAAATAGAACATTACCAACGCTTAACCAAACAAGCCGTCGCATTAATTGAATCAGAACCCGATCTAACTGCTAATCTAGCTAATATCAGCTCATTATTATTCATGGAGTTGGATGAATTAAATTGGGCTGGTTTCTATTTAATGAAGCAAGACCAAGCTAAGGAAAAAGACGAACTTGTGCTTGGCCCATTCCAAGGTCAACCAGCTTGTGTTCGAATTCCAGTAGGTCGTGGTGTATGTGGAACTGCGGTCGCGACGAATACAGTTCAGCGCATTTATGATGTTCATGAATTCGAAGGACACATCGCTTGTGACGCTGCAAGTAACTCAGAAATCGTTATACCATTTTCGATTGGTGGAAAAATAGCGGGCGTTCTTGATATCGATAGCCCAAATGTTGGCCGTTTTTCTCAAATTGACGAGGACGGACTAACATTTTTCATGGCAGAAGTGGAAAAGCTGCTTAATTCGCACGCGAACAAGGCATAA
- the proQ gene encoding RNA chaperone ProQ has product MENTEKLKNSKEVIAYVAECFPKCFTLEGEAKPLKIGIFQDLAERLNEDEKVSKTQLRAALRQYTSSWRYLHGVKAGAERVDLDGNVCGTLEEEHVEHAKATLAESKAKVQARRKEQAQKARDEGKAKAKAKKAQQPRRQAPKAPKVEKPVETRALNADEFITGKEVNVNMGTGNMAATIVEINKEDVRVQLANGLQMVVKAEHLRA; this is encoded by the coding sequence ATGGAAAACACTGAAAAGTTAAAAAACAGCAAAGAAGTTATCGCATATGTTGCTGAATGTTTCCCTAAATGCTTTACTCTAGAAGGTGAAGCGAAACCACTTAAAATTGGTATTTTTCAAGATCTTGCTGAACGTCTAAATGAAGACGAAAAAGTAAGTAAGACTCAGCTTCGTGCAGCGTTAAGACAGTACACATCATCATGGCGTTACCTGCACGGCGTAAAAGCTGGTGCAGAACGTGTTGACCTAGACGGTAACGTTTGTGGCACATTAGAAGAAGAGCACGTTGAGCACGCTAAAGCGACACTTGCAGAAAGCAAAGCGAAAGTTCAGGCTCGTCGTAAAGAACAAGCACAGAAAGCTCGTGACGAAGGCAAAGCGAAAGCTAAAGCGAAGAAAGCTCAACAGCCTCGTCGTCAAGCGCCTAAAGCACCGAAAGTAGAAAAGCCTGTAGAAACACGTGCTTTGAACGCTGATGAATTTATCACTGGCAAAGAAGTAAATGTGAACATGGGTACAGGAAACATGGCTGCGACCATTGTTGAAATCAATAAGGAAGATGTGCGTGTTCAGTTAGCAAACGGCCTACAAATGGTTGTTAAAGCGGAGCACTTGCGCGCTTAA